One Paraburkholderia aromaticivorans genomic region harbors:
- a CDS encoding lipid A biosynthesis lauroyl acyltransferase, whose product MTGLLRAFAFMPYSVVARIGTGIGALLYRIPSTRRRVVHTNLKLCFPDMSDEARERLARAHFCHVIRSYVERGPQWFGNAQALARLVEVESAIDLSDMAGQPTIFVGFHFVGIEAGCMMYSTRHPVASLYTPMSNLLLDAMAKRQRGRFGTEMIPRSDSVRRALRALRDGKPVMLAADMDFGLRDSVFVPFFGVPACTLTSVSRMARAANARVVPFVTEVLPDYRGYKLSIFEALSDFPSDDAAVDARRITEFLETQVRRIPDQYYWVHKRFKNRPAGEASVY is encoded by the coding sequence ATGACAGGTCTGCTGCGCGCGTTTGCTTTTATGCCGTATAGCGTCGTCGCGCGAATTGGCACCGGTATCGGCGCCTTGCTGTACCGCATTCCCAGCACGCGCCGGCGCGTCGTGCATACCAATCTGAAGCTGTGTTTCCCGGACATGAGCGACGAGGCGCGCGAACGTCTGGCGCGCGCGCACTTTTGTCACGTGATCCGCAGCTATGTCGAGCGCGGGCCGCAATGGTTCGGCAATGCGCAGGCGCTGGCGCGGCTCGTCGAAGTGGAGAGCGCGATCGATCTGTCCGACATGGCGGGGCAGCCGACGATTTTCGTCGGCTTCCATTTCGTCGGCATCGAGGCGGGCTGCATGATGTATTCGACGCGGCATCCGGTCGCCTCGCTCTACACGCCGATGTCGAACCTCCTGCTCGATGCGATGGCCAAGCGGCAGCGCGGTCGCTTCGGCACGGAGATGATTCCGCGCAGCGATAGTGTGCGACGCGCGTTGCGCGCGCTGCGCGACGGCAAGCCGGTGATGCTCGCCGCGGATATGGATTTCGGCTTACGCGATTCGGTGTTCGTGCCGTTCTTCGGCGTGCCAGCCTGCACGCTCACATCCGTCTCGCGGATGGCGCGCGCGGCGAATGCGCGGGTGGTGCCGTTCGTGACCGAAGTGCTGCCGGATTATCGCGGATACAAGCTGAGTATTTTCGAAGCGTTGAGCGATTTTCCGTCCGACGACGCGGCGGTTGACGCGCGGCGTATCACCGAGTTTCTCGAGACGCAGGTGAGGCGGATTCCTGACCAATACTATTGGGTGCACAAGCGGTTCAAGAATCGGCCGGCGGGTGAGGCGAGTGTTTATTGA
- a CDS encoding efflux RND transporter periplasmic adaptor subunit, producing the protein MRPQSHRHRHRARLQRAAFVLVLAGAVTLAACSKKEAAAPEPRPVVAVAVHADGSATQAASLPGEVQARYSTPLSFRVGGKVVERRVRLGDVVKNGQIVARLDPADAQKNAASAQAQFAAAQHALVYAKQQLDRDQAQAKENLIAPAQLEQTTNAYASAVAQRDQAAQQAALSKDQLQYTTLAADHAGVITAEQADTGQNVSAGQAVYNLAWSGDIDVVCDVPESALAALSVGQTANVTLAALPGRKFTARVRELSPAADPQSRTYRAKLTLDNPGSDVRLGMTADIELAAPANVSADQHGSFTVPATALFHDGTQPAVWIVRAADNALELRRVTVTRYNERTVVIGQGLKDGERVVLQGVHTVTAGEKVRAIAPLHPEDFAS; encoded by the coding sequence ATGCGTCCGCAGTCCCATCGGCATCGTCATCGCGCGCGCCTGCAGCGCGCCGCATTCGTGCTGGTTCTGGCCGGCGCCGTCACGCTGGCCGCGTGTTCGAAGAAGGAAGCCGCGGCGCCCGAGCCGCGTCCGGTGGTAGCCGTCGCCGTGCACGCGGACGGCAGCGCCACGCAGGCGGCATCCTTGCCTGGCGAAGTGCAGGCGCGCTATTCGACGCCGCTGTCGTTTCGCGTCGGCGGCAAGGTCGTCGAGCGGCGCGTGCGTCTCGGCGATGTCGTGAAGAACGGGCAGATTGTCGCCCGCCTCGATCCGGCGGACGCGCAGAAGAATGCCGCGAGCGCGCAGGCGCAATTCGCCGCCGCGCAACACGCTCTCGTGTATGCGAAGCAGCAACTCGATCGCGATCAGGCGCAGGCCAAAGAAAACCTGATCGCGCCCGCGCAACTCGAACAGACCACCAATGCGTACGCATCCGCTGTCGCGCAGCGCGATCAAGCCGCGCAGCAGGCAGCGTTGTCGAAAGACCAGTTGCAATACACCACGCTCGCCGCCGATCACGCCGGCGTGATTACCGCCGAACAGGCCGACACGGGCCAGAATGTCTCCGCGGGCCAGGCCGTCTACAACCTCGCGTGGAGTGGCGATATCGACGTAGTGTGCGACGTGCCGGAAAGCGCGCTCGCCGCGCTCTCGGTCGGGCAAACCGCCAACGTCACGCTCGCCGCGCTGCCGGGGCGCAAATTCACGGCACGCGTGCGCGAACTGTCGCCCGCCGCCGACCCGCAAAGCCGCACCTATCGCGCCAAACTCACGCTCGACAATCCTGGGTCAGACGTGCGCCTCGGCATGACCGCGGATATCGAACTCGCCGCGCCGGCTAACGTCTCGGCCGATCAGCACGGCTCGTTCACCGTGCCCGCCACGGCGTTGTTCCATGATGGCACGCAGCCCGCCGTGTGGATCGTGCGCGCCGCGGATAACGCGCTGGAACTGCGCCGCGTGACGGTCACGCGTTACAACGAGCGCACCGTGGTGATCGGTCAGGGCCTCAAGGACGGCGAACGCGTCGTGCTGCAAGGCGTGCATACGGTGACCGCCGGCGAAAAAGTCCGCGCGATTGCGCCGCTGCATCCCGAGGACTTCGCTTCATGA
- a CDS encoding efflux RND transporter permease subunit — translation MSTPHEEGRFNLSAWALRHQALVVFLIALATAFGILAYTRLAQSEDPPFTFRVMVIRTFWPGATARQMQEQVTDRIGRKLQETPAIDFVRSYSRPGESLMFFSMKDSAPVKDVPETWYQVRKKVGDIAATLPQGIQGPFFNDEFGDVYTNIYTLEGDGFSPAQLHDYADQLRTVLLRVPGVGKVDYFGDPDQHIYIEIANTQLTRLGISPQQLGQAINSQNSVSQAGTLTTSDDRVFVRPTGQFKDVNALADTLIRINNRSFRLGDIATIKRGYDDPVATQMRAGGKAVLGIGVTMQPGGDVIRLGKALDQQMVQLRKALPAGLQLVEVSSMPNAVEHSVDDFLEAVAEAVAIVLVVSLVSLGVRTGMVVVISIPVVLAVTALCMYLFDIGLHKVSLGTLVLALGLLVDDAIIAVEMMSVKLEQGWNRTRAAAYAYTSTAFPMLTGTLVTVAGFLPIALAKSSTGEYTRSIFEVSAIALIASWLAAVVLIPLLGYHLLPERKREAHETHLPDDHEHDIYDTRFYRRLRGWIGWCIERRFVVLAITVVLFVLAMAGFALVPQQFFPSSDRPELLVDVRLPEGASFEATLREAQRLEKALVGRPEIDHTVDFVGTGAPRFYLPLDQQLPQPNFAQFVITAKSVKDREKLAQWLEPELRNNFPAIRTRLSRLENGPPVGYPVQFRVSGDDIATVRSIAERVAATMRSDRGTSNVQFDWDEPAERSVRFEVDQKKARELGVSSDDISSFLAMTLSGYTVTQYRERDKLISVDLRAPKAERVDPAQLVTLAMPTPNGPVPLGTLGHLRNDLEYGVIWERDRQPTLTVQSDVAPGAQGIDVTHAVDKALGPIRATLPVGYRIEIGGAVEESGKGQTSINAQMPIMIIAVLTLLMIQLQSFARVLMVVLTAPLGLIGVVLTLLLFGQPFGFVAMLGVIAMFGIIMRNSVILVDQIEQDIASGHKRFDAIVGATVRRFRPITLTAAAAVLALIPLLRSNFFGPMATALMGGITSATILTLFYLPALYAVSFRVRTDEREPQTPSASGTTHTGN, via the coding sequence ATGAGCACCCCGCATGAAGAAGGACGCTTCAACCTGTCCGCATGGGCGCTGCGCCACCAGGCGCTGGTGGTTTTCCTGATCGCGCTCGCGACCGCCTTCGGCATCCTCGCCTATACGCGGCTCGCACAATCCGAAGATCCGCCCTTCACGTTCCGCGTGATGGTGATCCGCACCTTCTGGCCGGGCGCCACCGCGCGCCAGATGCAGGAACAGGTCACGGACCGCATCGGCCGCAAATTGCAGGAGACGCCCGCCATCGACTTCGTGCGCAGCTACTCGCGCCCCGGTGAATCGCTGATGTTCTTCTCGATGAAGGACTCGGCGCCGGTCAAGGACGTGCCCGAGACCTGGTATCAGGTACGCAAGAAAGTCGGCGACATCGCGGCGACGCTGCCGCAAGGCATTCAAGGCCCGTTCTTCAACGACGAATTCGGCGACGTCTACACCAACATCTACACGCTCGAAGGGGACGGCTTCTCTCCCGCACAACTGCACGACTACGCGGACCAGTTGCGCACGGTGCTGCTGCGCGTGCCGGGCGTCGGCAAGGTCGATTATTTCGGCGATCCGGACCAGCACATCTACATCGAGATCGCCAACACGCAACTCACGCGCCTCGGCATCTCGCCGCAACAACTCGGCCAGGCCATCAATTCGCAGAACAGCGTCTCGCAAGCCGGCACGCTGACCACCTCCGACGACCGCGTGTTCGTGCGCCCCACCGGCCAGTTCAAGGACGTCAACGCGCTCGCCGACACACTGATTCGCATCAACAACCGTTCGTTCCGTCTCGGCGATATCGCCACGATCAAGCGCGGCTACGACGATCCGGTCGCCACGCAGATGCGCGCCGGCGGCAAGGCCGTGCTCGGCATCGGCGTGACAATGCAGCCGGGCGGCGACGTGATCCGTCTCGGCAAGGCGCTCGATCAGCAGATGGTGCAGTTGCGAAAGGCGCTGCCCGCCGGCCTGCAACTGGTCGAAGTGTCGAGCATGCCGAACGCGGTCGAGCATTCGGTCGACGACTTTCTCGAAGCCGTCGCCGAAGCGGTGGCGATCGTGCTGGTGGTGAGCCTGGTGTCGCTCGGCGTGCGCACCGGCATGGTGGTCGTGATCTCGATCCCGGTGGTGCTTGCCGTCACCGCCTTGTGCATGTATCTGTTCGACATCGGCCTGCACAAGGTGTCGCTTGGCACGCTAGTGCTCGCCCTGGGGCTGCTCGTCGACGACGCGATCATCGCGGTCGAGATGATGTCGGTAAAGCTGGAGCAAGGCTGGAACCGCACGCGCGCTGCGGCCTATGCGTACACCAGCACCGCGTTCCCGATGCTGACCGGCACGCTCGTCACCGTCGCCGGTTTTCTGCCGATCGCGTTGGCCAAGTCGAGCACCGGCGAATACACGCGCTCGATTTTCGAAGTGTCGGCGATCGCGCTGATCGCCTCGTGGCTCGCCGCGGTGGTGCTGATTCCGCTGCTCGGCTATCACCTGCTGCCCGAGCGCAAACGCGAGGCGCACGAAACTCATCTGCCCGACGATCACGAGCACGACATCTACGACACGCGTTTCTATCGGCGCCTGCGCGGCTGGATCGGCTGGTGCATCGAGCGGCGCTTCGTCGTGCTGGCGATCACCGTCGTGCTGTTCGTGCTGGCCATGGCGGGTTTCGCGCTGGTGCCGCAGCAGTTCTTCCCGAGTTCGGACCGTCCCGAGTTGCTGGTGGACGTGCGCCTGCCCGAAGGCGCGTCGTTCGAAGCCACGTTGCGCGAGGCCCAGCGGCTGGAAAAAGCGCTGGTCGGCCGCCCGGAAATCGATCATACGGTCGACTTCGTCGGCACCGGCGCGCCGCGTTTCTATCTGCCGCTCGATCAGCAATTGCCGCAACCCAATTTCGCGCAGTTCGTGATCACGGCGAAGTCGGTGAAGGATCGCGAAAAGCTCGCGCAATGGCTCGAACCGGAATTGCGCAACAACTTTCCGGCGATTCGCACGCGCCTGTCGCGCCTCGAGAATGGGCCGCCCGTCGGCTATCCGGTGCAGTTCCGCGTGAGCGGCGACGATATCGCCACCGTGCGCTCGATCGCCGAGCGCGTCGCCGCGACCATGCGTTCGGACCGCGGCACCAGCAACGTCCAGTTCGATTGGGACGAACCCGCCGAGCGCTCGGTGCGTTTCGAAGTCGATCAGAAGAAAGCGCGCGAACTCGGCGTGAGCTCCGACGACATTTCGAGCTTCCTCGCGATGACGCTCTCCGGCTACACCGTCACGCAGTATCGCGAACGCGACAAACTGATCAGCGTCGATCTGCGCGCGCCGAAGGCGGAGCGCGTCGATCCCGCGCAACTCGTCACGCTAGCGATGCCCACGCCGAACGGTCCCGTGCCGCTCGGCACGCTCGGCCATTTGCGCAACGACCTCGAATACGGCGTGATCTGGGAACGCGACCGTCAGCCGACCCTCACCGTGCAATCCGACGTCGCGCCCGGCGCGCAAGGCATCGACGTCACGCATGCGGTGGACAAGGCGCTGGGCCCGATTCGCGCCACCCTGCCGGTCGGCTATCGGATCGAGATCGGCGGCGCGGTCGAGGAAAGCGGCAAGGGTCAAACGTCGATCAACGCGCAGATGCCGATCATGATCATCGCCGTGCTCACGCTGCTGATGATCCAGCTGCAAAGTTTCGCACGCGTGTTGATGGTCGTGCTGACCGCGCCACTCGGGCTGATCGGTGTGGTGCTCACGCTGCTGCTGTTCGGCCAGCCGTTCGGCTTTGTCGCGATGCTCGGCGTGATCGCGATGTTCGGCATCATCATGCGCAACTCGGTGATCCTGGTCGATCAGATCGAACAGGACATTGCGTCGGGACATAAGCGTTTCGATGCAATCGTCGGCGCGACCGTGCGGCGCTTCCGGCCGATCACGCTGACCGCGGCCGCCGCCGTGCTCGCGCTGATTCCGCTGCTGCGCTCGAACTTCTTCGGCCCGATGGCGACCGCGCTGATGGGCGGCATTACGAGCGCCACCATCCTCACGCTGTTCTATCTGCCCGCGCTGTACGCCGTATCGTTCCGCGTGCGTACCGATGAACGCGAGCCGCAGACGCCGTCCGCGTCCGGCACGACGCATACGGGAAATTGA
- a CDS encoding efflux transporter outer membrane subunit — translation MATFVFSRYSRIAALTGMACTLAACSFGPSGEPPAMPQPAHYGAQAQPTQTVPAQGVTQQFVVGAKPVPEWWKLYQSDALNALVDEGLRNSPTLAATDKSLAAAREQLRAQIGSSLLPTIDLGGQATRNRALAIPEIGPNTFLYNIFVGQLQAHYTFDLFGAARLADAALAARVNVQAYQFDAARRALAANIVTAAITSAALHAQIETTERLVTIANDQARDTQRRYALGAVSHADQLSAQQSAASLSASLPGLKQQWLSTRHALAVLLGRTPDAAPDDLELAQLHVPEQVPVVVPSELLRARPDIQAADAALKAAAADVGVATAQMFPSLSLSASMGQGGFSWPVALSGAGAIWSIGAALSQPLFHGGALFAQRRAAVDTYDATVSQYKQTVLAAFQNVADTLAALEHDSQALDAANIAARSAQGIFDETSGRYRLGAVPIASARSSEQQFRNAQLDEIRYTSARLTDTAALFQAMGNPPLESAASSANAATAASASAVPAANAGVVD, via the coding sequence ATGGCCACTTTCGTCTTCTCCCGATACTCGCGCATCGCCGCCCTCACCGGCATGGCATGCACGCTCGCCGCCTGCTCGTTCGGGCCGAGCGGCGAGCCGCCCGCGATGCCGCAACCGGCGCACTACGGCGCACAGGCGCAGCCGACGCAAACCGTGCCCGCGCAAGGCGTCACGCAGCAGTTCGTGGTCGGCGCGAAGCCGGTGCCCGAATGGTGGAAGCTGTATCAGTCGGACGCGCTGAACGCGCTCGTCGATGAAGGCCTGCGCAACAGCCCAACGCTCGCCGCGACCGACAAGAGCCTCGCCGCCGCGCGTGAGCAGTTGCGCGCGCAGATCGGCAGTTCGCTGTTGCCGACCATCGACCTGGGCGGCCAGGCGACTCGCAATCGCGCGTTGGCGATCCCCGAGATCGGACCGAACACGTTTCTATACAACATCTTCGTCGGTCAATTGCAGGCGCACTATACGTTCGACCTGTTCGGTGCCGCGCGTCTGGCCGACGCGGCGCTCGCGGCGCGCGTCAACGTTCAGGCGTATCAGTTCGACGCCGCGCGCCGCGCGCTGGCCGCCAATATCGTGACCGCCGCGATCACCAGCGCCGCGCTGCATGCGCAGATCGAGACGACCGAACGGCTCGTGACGATCGCCAACGATCAGGCTCGCGATACGCAGCGGCGCTATGCATTGGGCGCGGTTTCGCATGCCGATCAGTTGAGCGCGCAGCAAAGCGCGGCCAGTCTGTCCGCGAGTTTGCCGGGGCTGAAGCAGCAATGGCTGAGCACGCGTCACGCGTTGGCGGTGCTGCTGGGCCGCACGCCGGATGCGGCGCCGGACGATCTCGAACTCGCGCAGTTGCATGTGCCTGAACAGGTGCCCGTGGTGGTGCCCTCGGAACTGCTGCGCGCGCGTCCCGACATCCAGGCCGCCGATGCCGCCTTGAAGGCCGCGGCGGCCGATGTCGGCGTCGCCACGGCGCAGATGTTCCCGAGCCTGTCGTTGAGCGCGTCGATGGGACAAGGCGGCTTTAGCTGGCCGGTGGCGCTCTCCGGCGCGGGCGCGATCTGGAGCATCGGCGCGGCGCTGTCGCAGCCGCTGTTTCATGGCGGCGCCCTGTTCGCGCAACGGCGCGCGGCGGTCGATACGTACGATGCCACGGTCTCGCAGTACAAACAGACGGTATTGGCCGCGTTCCAGAATGTCGCCGACACGCTCGCCGCGCTCGAGCACGACTCGCAGGCGCTCGATGCCGCGAACATTGCCGCGCGTTCGGCGCAAGGTATCTTCGACGAAACCTCAGGGCGCTATCGGCTGGGTGCGGTGCCTATTGCGTCAGCGCGTTCGAGTGAGCAGCAGTTTCGCAACGCGCAGCTCGATGAGATCCGCTACACGAGCGCGCGCTTGACGGATACGGCGGCGTTGTTCCAGGCGATGGGGAATCCGCCGCTTGAATCGGCGGCGTCTTCCGCAAACGCAGCGACCGCGGCTTCGGCGTCGGCGGTTCCGGCGGCGAACGCGGGCGTTGTCGATTAG